The window AgcaccccctcacccctgccatcTGCCCCCAGATCTTCGTGAAGCAGCAGGACCGGGTTCCAGGTCTGACTCAGGCCCTTCAAGTGGCCAAAATGAGCCTGATTGACCTGGCTGGTTCGGAGCGGGCGTCTAGCACCCACGCGAAGGGGGAGCGGCTGCGGGAGGGTGCCAACATCAACCGTTCTCTGCTGGCCCTCATCAACGTCCTCAACGCCCTGGCCGACGCAAAGGTAAAACCGCACAGACCCGGGGTCCTTCTCAGGGTGGGGACTGGGGGCCTAAAGCCAAAGTTCCTTCCCTCCAGCCCTGGGTCTCAGCCTGGATCCGTCCAGTCCGGCTACCTCACCCCATGCCCCCTTCTGTCTCCCCAGGGCCGTAAGTCTCACGTGCCCTACCGGGACAGCAAACTGACCCGTCTGCTCAAGGACTCCATCGGGGGCAACTGTCGCACAGTGATGATCGCTACCGTCAGCCCCTCTAGTCTGGCCTACGAGGACACATACAACACCCTCAAGTATGCTGACCGGGCCAAAGAGATCAAACTCTCGGTGTGTGGCAGCCAGAAATGGCCAACCTGTTGTGGGGggtgcaggaggaggaaggggtgggacCCACACAGCTCTCTCCGCTACCTGAGTATTCCCccaaggcagagggaagaagtCCCCAAGGCTCAGTCTTCAGGGCGAGTCTGCTATAGAAGCCATGTAGTACCCATCCTTGGGAAGACTCCAGTTGCGGGAGAGGCAGGACAGTCTccagacttgaaaaaaataataagggatgcctgggtggctcagttggttaaacgtccgactctgggtttcagctcaggtcatgatctcacagttcgtgagttcgagtcccgcatctgactctgtgctgacagctcagaacctggagcctgcttccgattctgtgtctccctctctctctgcccctcctccacttgcgctctgtctctctccgtctcaaaaataaaaaacatttcaaaaattagaaaaaaaaaaaagggagacaacGGAAGGGGGTGGCCAAGTGCTGGCCAATGATCTTTTTCAGACTTGTTTTTAGCAGCAGGACAATATTTTCAGCCAAACAACATAAACAGTAACATGTAACACAGATAAAAGCAGAGTTGTCCCTGCCTCCTCTGAGGAGCCCTGATGCTCCTAGAGCTGTTGCTGGGAAGCCCCTGGCCTAGTGAGAGTGTATTGGTCAGGGAGTCAGGAGTCTTGGGTTCCAAAGCATCCTTCTGCCTCTTGCTGTGGTCCCAGGCAAATCGCTGCCCTTCCCTGATCTGTTTCCCCAGTCGGGAGGGTGATTCTTGAGAATGTGAGTAAAGCGCCTAGCATAGTGCTTGGTCATCGGAGGTGGTGGCTAAAAGCTGCTTTGAATGAACACGTGAAATCTCTCTTGTACcttgcccccctctctgccccgcaTCTTAGCTGAAGAGTAATGTGATCAGCCTGGACTGTCACATCAGCCAGTATGCCACCATCTGCCAGCAGCTGCAGGCTGAGGTGAGGAGCCCTCCTGGGGAGTTTGGCCGGGAAGCAGGGCGCCAGAGGTGAGCAGTGGGGCGCCGCCAGGGCTCCGTGCCCACCCCTCAGCTCCTGTGCTCACCTGGGGCTCTGAGAGGCTGGGTTGCTCTGACTGCAGGTGGCTGCCCTGAGGGAGAAGCTCCAAATGTACGAGGCGGGAGCCCAGGCGCCACCGCAGGACCTCCCGAAATCCCCCAGATCCGGCCCTCCCCAGCAAGCGTGAGTCCTGCCGCCGTGCTTACCCTCTTTAGCTCAGCAGGGAAAAccccccttccccagcttctGTGCTGCCACCTGGGGTTGAGGGTTCCCAGCCAGTGCCCAGGACACTGATTGCCACCTCCAGTGCTCTCTCATTTGACACAGCATATTCTAGACAGCCCTAATAGCACCTCTcagtaaaataagaatagaagaaaTGATCTGTGTCAGATGAGTTAGTGACACCCCCCAGCCTGTATAAGGAGCATATACTAtttaaaagaaggtaaaattAACAGACAAGCATCCTTGTTTCCTAAGCCAGGAAATCACCAactccctctctcaccctctgctgCTGCCCACTTGTTACCCAGGCATCCATCCCTTATGGTTCTCTACCACCTGGTGCCACAGagaccccacccctccctgctttccCCACCTGACCCTGTTTCCCGCCTCTCAagtcccctcctttcccccttaTCCTTCCCAGCTGCCCCTCACCGTCCCATCTTCCCagccagccctgcaccccagagCTCCACCCAGGGTCTGCAGTCCTTCCAGAGGAGAGCCTGGGGCCAGAGGCCCCGGTGGGGAGGGTCATGGAAGGGAACTCTCCAGACCGGGAACCGCCCCCAGAGGACAAGGAAGACGACCCAGCCGAGGAGGTAGGACCTGGAGCTAGTGGAGGGTTGGAAGCAatgtccctcctcagctcacagAGTCTCTTCAGTTCTGGGCTCCCCACCTGGATGTCTTACGTGTTAGTCATTAAGGGGCTTTCAGATCCTGCGCAGGAAGGGGCATCCCTGTCAGAGCCTATGTCTGGAAGTGACAAGCATGCATGTTACCagaaggggagcagggagagaggaggagtcTGGGATGGAGAAAGGATCAAATGGGACCCGGTCAGCCCAAGATCCCCTCTTTCATCCCCCCTTGGAAGAGGGAAGGATTTTAAGATCTGCTTATGTGGGGGAGGGTGGCCATCCTGGCCCCTCTACCTGTGACTCCTCTCCTCCTTAGGTTCCAATCCAGGTACCAGAGCAGACCCTCAGACACCCACTGCCAAGGTCCCCGGGCCTGACCCTGCAGCCCAAGCCAGACACGGGCTGCCTCTCACCACAGAACTTGGGCAGGGACTGTTCTAAGCAGTAGGTGTCTTCTCGTTCTTCTCCGGGGTCCAGGGTGGCAGGCGATGGGTTCCGAccttcgggggtggggggggagccgGTGTTCGGCACGTCGCCAATGCTCTGGTTCTGCTCTAGTTGAGAGTCGAGTCTTTTTCCCTCAATGTTGTCCCTGATCTGCTTTCAACGACTTAAGATTATCACCTACTCTGTGTACTTACCCGTCATCTCTATTCTTCCACATAACTGGTGAGCAAAACACCAAATTCCATCCAGAATTTGGCTGGCAAGCACCAAGTTAGGGCAGGGCTGCCTGGCTAGTGCTGTGCTTCCCAGTCTGGGGGCTGAGCTGCCCGTCTGTCCTCTGCAAGGAGGAACCAAGCAGCCAAGAGAAGTTGGGTGGCGGGCTGAGAAAGGGACAGCCGTCCCGAGTCAGGCGTTTATCAAGTGTCTTCATCAACAGATTGTGGCTATTTCTTCTCAGAAGTAAATACAGACCACCACCCAGAGCCAGAGAGAAATGGATTCTGGACCCTTCTTTCTGTGCTTAATAGAGAGGTGCTGCTAGTATGTTTTTCCTTGGCCCCTAGACCATAAATCCCCTGCCACTTAGCTTTGCTGCTGCCAACCCCACTCCTGCCTCCCCAGCACGCTTCACGCTAGGCAGTATATTTAAAGCTTCCGGACAGAAGGGcctgtttaattttatttcttgttgggGAGTGTCTGTTCCCTACTCAGCAAAAATGCTGCAGCCTGAATAATCAGCGGCTCATTATCTATCTCCTGCTGCTGACTCCCCGGGGCCCTGGAGTGGCCAGGATGCGCTGGCAGGATGTCCCCTTGGCCCCCAGGGCTCCCACTGATGAGTCAGGGTCCCTTCCCTGTTCTGGCGTCCCCTGCTATGAAAAGGGAGAACTCCAGGGCTCTCCTTTCTGCTTTGCCTCTGGTTTTGTGATCCCCGACAAGGTGCTTCACTCTTAGCTATGATTTGGGGAACATAGgctttattctcctttcttcttaGGGCTAATAACAGACACTAATAAAATGTGACAGAAGACCCCATGTATCAGGGGCTGCAGAACATGCTAGATCCTCTCCATACTTGGAAACACCCTAACAACCAGATAATAGAAAATCATTTCTCTTTGGCTTTAGACTTTAGAATCTTAGACCACCAGGGCACTGAGTGGATCTCAGATTTTCCAGTTCAGTGGTTTTTCAGGATGTTTTTTAGCTACAAAGTCCTTTCTTCAAATGAAATCTTATGCTGAAGTTTAATATGTAGAACAGATAAAGCAGAGCTCCATTTTAAATGTCCTCTGATGGGTTTCGTGAAACCTAATTTGGAAACCTGTGGTATAGACCAGCTCCCCACTTGCCAGATGGGGTACCAGGGCCACACGGCCAGAGGGACAGGGTGAGACCAGGGTCACCTGACATCCAAGCCCATGCTTTTCTCCCTAGACACTCACTTTTCTAGTGGTCTAATCTTATAATGTGTGGCTCAGGCAGATGTAGAATGAGTTTCTGCTGTgtcctttttaatttatatccggCCTTCTTTCAAAAAGGCCTGGTGGCTGCTTTATCAAATGAGTTTGGATTCCCCAAGCAGACAgtgaaggcagaggagggggctCAGGGATGGCCAGGCAGGTAGAGCTACCTGAGGATAAATTATTGGCCAGGAGTAATCCCCACCGAGATAACTGTGTCCATTCTTTCATCAGAGGCGTGCCTCACAGGAAGGAAATTTGCCTTATTAGAATCTAAATGTACAATATCAATAATCGCATTACCCTCATAATTCCCTTTAAATAGCCCCTCAGTGCATGTGAAGTGTGCATTGATCCACACCAGCTCTTTCAGGATCCCCGCCATTAAGTGGACTGAATGCATTTTCGAGGGTCTTCTCAGAACCGAGACGAACACAGCATATCTAATCTCATCTCCTCTTGTCCTGACAAGCtagaggtttttattttaccGGTCACAGTTAATTTTACAGTGCTTAGTCCtctttaaatactttatatacCAAATAATTCATTTCATCTTCCCAACCACCCTAAGAGGTGGGTGTATTTGTTATCCCCGTTTTAAGGATGTGGACACTGAGGTTAAGTAGTGcctccaagatcacacagcagcAAGTGTGGGAGCCTGGATCTGAGCTGGCAGGCTGACCTGAGCCTAGCTCTCACTGCTGCTACCTTACATTGCCCCTTGGGTGGATGAACTTACTCAAGGTCAAGTGCTAGTAAACGGCAGAGCTGAGAGGAAACTCAGACCTTCTGGTCCAAGGCCATTTAGTGCCCTTTCCCTACCTCCCAGGTCATTGTCTTTGTCAGGGCGCATATTTAGGGGTGAAGCCTCCTTCCTGCCTTGCTTGTGACCATCTCCACCAGCCTTGGTCTCCAGCAAGGGGGTGGCGGGGCAAGAGCCACAgctgggagggcggggaggccgGCGCACCAGTGTGGGGGGcaaggcaggagggagccaggggacCCGCCCTCGTGTGCCCCTCACCGCCAGAGCAGTGGGGCCATGTCTGAGGAGGGGCGggatcccctcccctcccttccaggtTGGCCCTGAAGGTGCTGTGCCTGGCACAGCGACAGTACTCCCTGCTCCAAGCAGCCAACCTGCTGACCCCCGACATGATCACAGAGTTCGAGACCCTACAGCAGCTGGTACAAGAGGAAAAAGCTGAGCCCAGAGCCAAGGCCTCAGGCACACCCGGCCCGGCCAGGGGGGCACCTCTGGAGCTGCGTTTAGAGTCAGGTGAGTCTTGCCCCTGCTCTGCCTCTATCAATGCCCTCTCCAAGACCCATCTCGTGCTGAGGGGCGGCTGGGCCCTCAGCTGCTGGGTCATGCAGTGGTGGACAGGAGTCCCAGCAGACCTGTGGAGTTAGGGGCTCCTGTGTCTCCCCCAATTCTACAaattctccttccttctggaTGGTCCCTGATCTCCCCTTAACACCTGCCTTCTCTATGTTCAGAGTCTCCAGGATACTCTGGCCCCGTGACCCGGACCATGGCAAGGCGACTGAGTGGCCTCATGCACACTCTGGGGGTCCTACCAGGGCCTGACCGCACCCCAGCCCAGGTAGCCCGGCGGcccacagagaagaaaaggaggaggagaccGAGCCCCTCAGAGCCAGACAGCCCCCCAGCCCCGAAGCTGGGGACCAAACGCCAGCGCCAGTCCTTCCTGCCCTGCCTGAGGAGGGGGTCCCTGCCTGAGGCTCAGCCTTCACTCGGGCCCACCACCCCCAGAGAGGGAAaggcctcctcctcctgccaCTCCCCTCGCATCTGCCCAGCCACAGTCATCAAAAGCCGGGTGCCC of the Neofelis nebulosa isolate mNeoNeb1 chromosome 16, mNeoNeb1.pri, whole genome shotgun sequence genome contains:
- the KIF18B gene encoding kinesin-like protein KIF18B isoform X2; the encoded protein is MVMAVEDSKVRVVVRVRPPTPRELESQRRPVVQVVDERVLVFDPEEPDGGFLGLKWGSTHDGPKKKGKDLTFVFDRVFGETATQQDVFQHTTHSILDSFLQGYNCSVFAYGATGAGKTHTMLGREGDPGIMYLTTMELYRRLEAHQEEKRFEVLISYQEVYNEQIHDLLEPKGPLAIREDPDKGVVVQGLSFHQPTSAEQLLDMLTRGNRNRTQHPTDANATSSRSHAIFQIFVKQQDRVPGLTQALQVAKMSLIDLAGSERASSTHAKGERLREGANINRSLLALINVLNALADAKGRKSHVPYRDSKLTRLLKDSIGGNCRTVMIATVSPSSLAYEDTYNTLKYADRAKEIKLSLKSNVISLDCHISQYATICQQLQAEVAALREKLQMYEAGAQAPPQDLPKSPRSGPPQQACPSPSHLPSQPCTPELHPGSAVLPEESLGPEAPVGRVMEGNSPDREPPPEDKEDDPAEEVPIQVPEQTLRHPLPRSPGLTLQPKPDTGCLSPQNLGRDCSKQLALKVLCLAQRQYSLLQAANLLTPDMITEFETLQQLVQEEKAEPRAKASGTPGPARGAPLELRLESESPGYSGPVTRTMARRLSGLMHTLGVLPGPDRTPAQVARRPTEKKRRRRPSPSEPDSPPAPKLGTKRQRQSFLPCLRRGSLPEAQPSLGPTTPREGKASSSCHSPRICPATVIKSRVPLGPSAVQNCSTPLALPPRDLNATFDLSEEPPSKLGFLECTGWENVPQEPSRLDQPFIPSGPVPLFTMKGPKPTSSFPGSSARKKRRVASSSVSRSLGVARGRSRIARLPSSTLKRPAGPLTIPEPPSSPHCPGSQRSQQELMGIGGALSSGSSITKVS
- the KIF18B gene encoding kinesin-like protein KIF18B isoform X1, with the translated sequence MRPVSGVAMVMAVEDSKVRVVVRVRPPTPRELESQRRPVVQVVDERVLVFDPEEPDGGFLGLKWGSTHDGPKKKGKDLTFVFDRVFGETATQQDVFQHTTHSILDSFLQGYNCSVFAYGATGAGKTHTMLGREGDPGIMYLTTMELYRRLEAHQEEKRFEVLISYQEVYNEQIHDLLEPKGPLAIREDPDKGVVVQGLSFHQPTSAEQLLDMLTRGNRNRTQHPTDANATSSRSHAIFQIFVKQQDRVPGLTQALQVAKMSLIDLAGSERASSTHAKGERLREGANINRSLLALINVLNALADAKGRKSHVPYRDSKLTRLLKDSIGGNCRTVMIATVSPSSLAYEDTYNTLKYADRAKEIKLSLKSNVISLDCHISQYATICQQLQAEVAALREKLQMYEAGAQAPPQDLPKSPRSGPPQQACPSPSHLPSQPCTPELHPGSAVLPEESLGPEAPVGRVMEGNSPDREPPPEDKEDDPAEEVPIQVPEQTLRHPLPRSPGLTLQPKPDTGCLSPQNLGRDCSKQLALKVLCLAQRQYSLLQAANLLTPDMITEFETLQQLVQEEKAEPRAKASGTPGPARGAPLELRLESESPGYSGPVTRTMARRLSGLMHTLGVLPGPDRTPAQVARRPTEKKRRRRPSPSEPDSPPAPKLGTKRQRQSFLPCLRRGSLPEAQPSLGPTTPREGKASSSCHSPRICPATVIKSRVPLGPSAVQNCSTPLALPPRDLNATFDLSEEPPSKLGFLECTGWENVPQEPSRLDQPFIPSGPVPLFTMKGPKPTSSFPGSSARKKRRVASSSVSRSLGVARGRSRIARLPSSTLKRPAGPLTIPEPPSSPHCPGSQRSQQELMGIGGALSSGSSITKVS